The sequence TTTTTCGACATCCTTTTACTCGACGACAACATCTGCCTCAgggctcctcatcatcaaagacgcTTACTCTTGCAGGATGTAGTTCAAAGTATTCATGGACACGCCGCTATTGCCGAACAAGAAGTTGTTGACTTCAATCGGACTGAGAGCCGGTCGCAGCTGGAGAATAGCTTTGCCAGAGCAATTGCACAGAGATGGGAAGGACTTATTCTGAAGGCTTCTGATGAGCCCTACTTCTCAATCCACGCAGCTGGAATGAATGACCGATTTGGTCGCTGGATCAAACTCAAGAAAGACTACATACCAGGCTTGGGTGACACCGTTGACCTGCTATTAGTTGGCGCGAGCTACAATGCTCAAGATGCGGCAGCTCTCACATTTCTACAAGGTTTACAATGGACGCACTTCCTGGTCGGATGTCTTTTTAACAAAGACGCAGTAGTGCAGCGTGGAGCCCGGCCTCACTTTCGTGTAGTCGATGTTGTTGACCGTCACGGCATGCACTGGAAGACACTGCAGTTGCTAAATCAGTTGGGACAGTTTCAAGCTCGAGATCCAGAGACATTCGATGATTTTCACATTGAAATGGGCCGAGCAAGCCTGCCGGTGGCGTCGGTCATCTTTCAGATGCCGTTCATTGTTGAAATGTTGGGGAGTGGATTTGAGAAGCCATCTGGCGCCCGCTATTTCAGTCTCCGATTCCCCAGGATCTTGAAACTTCATGATGACCGATCAATGATGGATGCTGCCTCATTCAGAGAGCTACAAATTCTGGCAGAAGATGCTCGTGCTGTCCCCGTCGATGAACTCTCGCAAGAACAGCATCACTGGCGCAAGCGACTGAAAGTTGGGAACGGGTTAAACCAATACATCGTGCAGAGATCACGTACCCCTTCCACAGCCAGTGTCTCCAGTACTGAATCCGCTGTGCCTGAAATTTCTGACACTACCATGAGTGCCCATGAGGCAGGCCTTCAATCCGTGCTGGCTAAAGACTTTGCTAGAAAGGCTTCCGCTGTCAACCCAAATCAGAATCCGACAATGGATCGTAAAGTGCAGACTCACCTGACTCGTGAGGAAGAAGGTCACTTGTCTCACAAGGCTGGCCAGACAAAGCGTCACAGGCGGGTTTTATCCAAAAATCAGAATTTATCAAACTGCAGAACGGGCAAACAGGATCTTCCAGAGCATGCCTGTGAGATCAACGGGTTCGTATCGAAGTCACAAGTTCGTGACCTTGGCGTGCAGCCTCACGTAGCGAGTGCGAAAGCAGTTGGCGCTCAACACAAGGACCATGCTGCCGTGGGCAAAGATGCTATGGAAGATACTCAGAGACAGGATCTCACTATTTCTGTTAATCACACCCCAGTTGAGTCTGTCATACAGCCGAATGCGTCCCCGCTCACGACAATTCCCGTGTACTTGTCTGGACAATCCAGCGAGACCGGAAACCTCTCTGATCGGCAAGACTCTTCAAATCTTTCGCAATTTCTAGAAGCTCTTCTCTCTGAGGAAACGAGATTACttttcaaaatttccaaCCCACGAGCTGCCTCTCAGGAGGCCGTCTTCGGCATAGCGTTGGTCAACCGAAAAGTCTTACCTCTTGGTCAGCTTATTCATAAAGTTGCAAAAGCTCTAGTACAACTTGTCTCCAACAAAGTCCCGTCTCAGCCCAACAAGGGCCGAATATTCTTTTTGGACGCTTCTTTTCTGGCAGAAGACGTTTGTCCGGATGACTTGCGATTTTGCCTTCGGAATACATGGCGGGAGCTCGCCCCAAGATTTTTCTATGCTTGTCTCTATTGGACAGTCAATGGCCAAGACTCGAGCGTGCATGAATCCGGTCAGGCGGATGATGTCCTTAGTTCTTCTCGAGAAGTTCCTCAAGGTCCCAAGAACAAGCATTTGGTGTCCTTCTATGTCAGCTTCGATTTAGTTGAGATTCTCGCTTTGGGCGAACACACTTCGCCAAACGGCTCGTCTGATCCACATTACCCGGATATTTGATGATATTGAATTTAGAAATATGGGAGAAGTCAGCCCCAAAAAAATATTATATCTATTTTATAACCCCATCGTGGCTGCAAGCAACATCCTAGAACAGCCATTATGAACCCCACAGATAAACGCCACGCTATCATGCAAAGTGCAACAAACAGAATAGGTATTCATAAGTCAAGTACAGTCCGCGCAAAGCAAACACTAGCCAACGTCCTCTCGTCTGGCGCGAATATCTCTCATCAGGGCCTTTGCTTCTTCAACCTCCATGCCATCCTGGCAGAGCTCACCGGCCAATTGATCAGCGCGATTTAGATCCCCGTTCCGCAGTGCATGCTGCGCCAGCCAAAGGCGGGCTTTTGAGGTGGTTGCGGTTGGATGGTGCCAATTCTCCGCGATGGAAGAATCGTCTTGCTGCATGCTAAAGGACGATGTTCTCGGCCCAGGTTTGCGACGAGCGCGGCGAGAACGCGTCTGGCGCGATGTCTTTTCGTCGCCAGAATAGTCGCCCTCGCCCTCGCCTTCGTCATCGCTGTGTGCAGCTTGCTCCGAGGCTGACGAgtattcttcctcttccgaGACTTGCCCCTCGCCGACGGGCACACCGCCGGATTCTTGCTGGAGAGTCAGCTCCATGTAGGCTGCtgcctcatcttcatctttcaaTCTTTCGTACAGGGTTGCGATCTGATGTAAGGTTTCGGGATCGAGGACTTTTCGGGTGCCCATACCAGGCTGATCGTCCGCGTAGTAGGAGCCAGCTACTAACGCACGTTTCAAAGCCTGGATGCTTTGCTCAAGGCGACCCATCTTGGCGTAGCAAGAGCCTACTGCTTGCCACATTTTTGGATCGTATGGCCGAAGGGCTGCGGCACGCTGGTAGTAGAACAAAGCGTAGAAGGACATATCTAGAACCTCATAGGCTTGACCAAGACCGTACCACGCCCGGTAATCCTTACGATTGACATCGACCGCACGTCGATACGACTCGATGGCGGTGTGTGTATTTTTCATCTCGATGAACTCGTGGCCCATCAGAGTCCACGCTGAGAGGAAATTTCGGTCGAGGGTCAGGGCTCGGCGGAAGTACATGACGGCCTTTTCGTGCTCTGATTTCAAGGAATAGTAGTTGCCCACGACACAGCACGTTTCCGGACGGAATTTGTCGGTTGCGGTTGCAATTTGCGCCACAAAGGCAAGTCGCGGCCGTTCGTTCATCACATATAAAATGTTCGAATAGTGATCGAGGCTGTCCAGACGATGTGGTGATGTGACTAAGATGTCGGAG comes from Penicillium oxalicum strain HP7-1 chromosome I, whole genome shotgun sequence and encodes:
- a CDS encoding Anaphase-promoting complex subunit 8 — encoded protein: MDFTEEDIQELKHRFEEATVKCSERCLYQSAKWAAEMLDSIVPLDSGQTDPESSMDLAEPPNVPSNPYLRSLDPLEAALEAKEAHKYLLAKSYFDTREYDRCAAVFLPPAVPPVPLSVASPNAKSKTVRGTPRKGKDKAPFSQPAKNHVQPSQNPYPNISQKSLFLALYAKYLAGEKRKDEETEMVLGPSDVGTAVNRELPDLARGLEGWLAERSAKGFDERGQGWLEYLYAVVLLKGRNEEQAKTWLIRSVHQNPFHWGAWQELNDLLGSIEDLKQIKDFLPENIMTLIFYVYSSQELYQATDDTYSTLNDLQAIFPTSAFLQTQHALLFYHNKDFERASKIFSDILVTSPHRLDSLDHYSNILYVMNERPRLAFVAQIATATDKFRPETCCVVGNYYSLKSEHEKAVMYFRRALTLDRNFLSAWTLMGHEFIEMKNTHTAIESYRRAVDVNRKDYRAWYGLGQAYEVLDMSFYALFYYQRAAALRPYDPKMWQAVGSCYAKMGRLEQSIQALKRALVAGSYYADDQPGMGTRKVLDPETLHQIATLYERLKDEDEAAAYMELTLQQESGGVPVGEGQVSEEEEYSSASEQAAHSDDEGEGEGDYSGDEKTSRQTRSRRARRKPGPRTSSFSMQQDDSSIAENWHHPTATTSKARLWLAQHALRNGDLNRADQLAGELCQDGMEVEEAKALMRDIRARREDVG